A genomic segment from Streptosporangium roseum DSM 43021 encodes:
- a CDS encoding WXG100 family type VII secretion target: MGLNLDFVPDLVRSVAPALAGGAFPKADVDRIMREADALDQIAVMISRIEAEDVDRLLASLRGPGWKGEAKNALQAVLAELSQEAPQGDVSGKALLKRLEDSIRAEAANLREYGVQMEHTQWMIYASLALLALAIARLLVWIYVNGPGVLAAIYERTLLTKMSIDELKRQMLANMRRFAAIMGGLDLAVQTAQKDWGHREHYDVGSLLLSTGSGALTGAVFTGMDFGLSRLLAREVRYVASSAELALREKVAAFGQALYGRALMGGVAGTVGSAPGLAMSGQLDSSHLFYSFVSGVVGGLDVPAGARVSYHPMAAVAELGGSPAGDRSGSYGTPSPGSGGPSAFPHTGEAVRPADPAPSAHQTSHTTPAGHGAVIQPSHTTLAGVTDPSPVQMNHAGPAPDGGRPESASTVTRHAPPAESRPDPVRIDAGTVVYPAGTPTPAPRGDGGPGRSGSGEGEGSGGRPNGSGDRPAGTGQTIVGEVVRRQDSPPPAAPGDTAHGTATSPRQPNEVDLPGDRTGEATAATPRQPNEVDLPGDRTGEATAAPHQAAAPVRPAPPLLHPSVPPVPHDDQTQTDTAAVADRSAPGSGDGQRETPGAPQSPPHGPGRTGISPAPRPSIDELINQGQGNAVQLITPERPPVRSVPTGDLPSARQERPSGDPVPTTGNSGRPGVVATVPPAQPPTINPPRYVEIGAVGETALHEVRIPADPADAAQKWVDGIPGDLSPEIRTKIKTWLADQLSNADREKWTDLLQRGAALSVGDDVVYLKPAMRDFSPAQTPDGPRPYPVSFGGDGVESRGSVSRNSTRTTGVAKMWDTTDEVEALALPGVGVRHSSRASDTRSVDVMSGRKQVAYQHDFFDAGLSFGIYRNGSEIPYGAGVPDLSVVVPFPSDFRRTGQLTGNDGPPALPRHEVPPAAARRIPDHGVLVTAVDTRPLALEVQRRLVEAGVPSHQVVKIVDHLMSTAHSEQAMKNRSQWLLTSGFTSEAVRYKTSRLHSTEDAFHVTSTVLRMEPVTGNRPGSREMPIETRLRDDLGRRTATGSTAQEGDTVNGLVGLKIDVGHSDKIVVRAGANARIGKNHSIGASDTDVTKVNFLEKADIVLYDAVVRLHVTSENLNSFDVDVRMEMALPVREADRFERDIFGEELTPVREEFANVRDQLDGLRNELAEVREEFAIPHTGSVQPHGEGPRAAYEPHPQEPLMLAAGRGPGLGTPARVTGSEHLVTGIRAALPEAAPDLPPAALRQVLRDLDAHFGRPALESDLTHLLTGIDYRTTVSGHHIEVSARGTLDALHGAEEYPLTVNDRRTVGAALNTGWTTVKAAGFELSGNLRLKVDVKEIFGIKLPKLGIDFPKMLVRAMTGSTDRTAFASGHSVYRRTETEGTVTVFKRAVPIEVELRVTKKGEEAVDVSWRVDGGTAEIVVPHQHVPEQPVSAQDVAGVGRIEPLDRRPGDMLDLTGHPAGIIRFGAMPDLALEVARAHAEWTGLPSPEGRRDVPAEILELTRSSYLEANIGLLTSPDGMTIELPEHGGWNQALRVKVGIAGLEHTRSGSEVEYEHYTNASSRVITGKGDTRGLEAQAMIGTRSTLGDSGEGGTEHKLVAMAAATFSAGRASNESAYAGGADVARATYGADSHWYRGDLVVEVTPIRWKGSSVEQGQTTGLRVNKIMDFMTPDRMARHLGLEGPAPAEAVVPAPRAYVSPELAMSSAHVEHLAAGKVLPELVKIFHKQRILFEGEELTTGPVMEALRSQYNEQALSANLLSLRTGVTTWIPVERGRGLTDYVGVRVKAVVLDGAHTAERPDVKLMLRSENLSGAGTMHEAGSSHGARALARYGRYAESTIGGAEMSARSISDSGTSHVRNDNVKEINRVQTYDLSHEFTHPVRYEIEVVRSQEPPPGLEHLARGVRGALHKWAELTGNDAAERFWDRRHPASTSTGVADGELRLIVPEHVTVPVAEGTPVTAQTVVTGEAPRWSRPVTPLAVNATLGEVANQVTVPAALLIEQWAPVAALPPKLQGPVPRLSDRPLGYELSRPLGMLLDEAGSPRATRANLKALLAHEYVIPGLGKVGLQVLRAEPVAEASIKQRVYSQTMTSTGHGHSDSREREGHVGLSAGPTSESTVGILGTGGGRGSGEETGSRNSNIRERNLEASTETTYYRCATSLVFHGEGRDLMIDVPDGLYIRLSAADVERLNREHPGFIFSPQDGNRTTAP, translated from the coding sequence ATGGGGCTGAATCTCGACTTCGTTCCCGACCTGGTCAGAAGCGTGGCACCGGCTCTGGCCGGAGGGGCGTTCCCCAAGGCCGACGTCGACCGGATCATGCGCGAGGCGGACGCGCTGGACCAGATCGCGGTCATGATCTCCCGGATCGAGGCCGAGGACGTCGACAGACTGCTCGCCTCCCTGCGCGGCCCCGGGTGGAAGGGGGAGGCGAAGAACGCCCTTCAGGCGGTGCTGGCGGAGCTCTCCCAGGAGGCTCCCCAAGGCGACGTCTCGGGTAAGGCGCTGCTGAAGCGGCTGGAGGACTCGATCCGGGCGGAGGCCGCGAACCTCCGTGAGTACGGCGTGCAGATGGAGCACACCCAGTGGATGATCTACGCGTCGCTGGCGCTGCTCGCCCTCGCCATCGCGCGCCTGCTGGTGTGGATCTACGTCAACGGCCCGGGCGTCCTCGCCGCGATCTACGAGCGGACCCTGCTCACGAAGATGTCGATCGACGAGCTGAAGCGCCAGATGCTCGCCAACATGCGGAGGTTCGCCGCAATCATGGGCGGCCTGGACCTCGCCGTGCAGACCGCGCAGAAAGATTGGGGGCACCGGGAGCACTATGACGTCGGCTCGCTCCTGCTGTCCACGGGCAGCGGCGCCCTCACCGGCGCGGTGTTCACCGGGATGGACTTCGGCCTCAGCCGCCTGCTCGCGCGGGAAGTGCGATACGTCGCGTCGAGCGCCGAGCTGGCCCTGCGGGAGAAGGTGGCCGCGTTCGGCCAGGCCCTGTACGGGCGCGCCCTGATGGGCGGCGTCGCGGGCACCGTGGGCAGTGCTCCCGGGCTCGCGATGAGCGGCCAGCTCGATTCGTCCCATCTGTTCTACAGCTTCGTCTCCGGAGTCGTGGGAGGCCTCGACGTCCCGGCCGGCGCACGCGTCTCCTATCACCCGATGGCCGCCGTCGCCGAACTCGGCGGGTCCCCCGCCGGGGACCGGTCCGGCTCGTACGGCACGCCGTCCCCCGGCAGCGGCGGCCCCTCCGCCTTCCCGCACACCGGCGAGGCGGTACGCCCCGCGGATCCGGCGCCCAGCGCTCATCAGACATCGCACACGACGCCGGCCGGGCACGGGGCCGTCATCCAGCCGTCGCACACGACGCTGGCCGGCGTCACGGACCCGTCTCCCGTTCAGATGAACCATGCCGGGCCCGCCCCGGACGGCGGCCGCCCGGAGTCCGCGAGCACGGTGACGCGGCATGCCCCACCGGCCGAGTCGCGGCCCGATCCGGTGCGCATCGACGCCGGCACCGTGGTTTACCCGGCCGGCACGCCCACCCCGGCACCCCGAGGCGACGGCGGCCCGGGAAGGAGTGGCTCCGGGGAAGGGGAGGGTTCCGGAGGGAGGCCCAACGGCTCCGGCGACCGGCCGGCCGGTACGGGACAGACGATCGTGGGCGAGGTCGTGCGGCGCCAGGATTCGCCGCCGCCCGCCGCTCCCGGTGACACGGCGCACGGCACCGCCACGTCCCCCAGACAGCCGAACGAGGTGGACCTCCCGGGCGACCGGACCGGAGAAGCCACCGCCGCGACCCCCAGACAGCCGAACGAGGTGGACCTCCCGGGCGACCGGACCGGAGAAGCCACCGCCGCGCCGCACCAGGCCGCCGCTCCGGTCCGTCCGGCTCCCCCGCTGCTGCACCCCTCGGTGCCACCGGTGCCCCATGACGACCAGACCCAGACGGACACCGCTGCTGTGGCGGATCGGTCCGCTCCGGGCTCCGGGGACGGGCAGAGGGAAACGCCAGGCGCTCCGCAGAGCCCGCCACACGGTCCCGGACGCACCGGCATCTCACCCGCCCCGCGCCCGAGCATCGATGAGCTCATCAACCAGGGCCAGGGCAACGCGGTCCAGCTGATCACGCCGGAGAGACCACCCGTCCGTTCCGTTCCCACCGGTGACCTTCCTTCCGCCCGGCAGGAGCGGCCCTCCGGCGATCCCGTGCCCACAACAGGGAATTCCGGGAGGCCGGGTGTCGTGGCGACGGTTCCGCCGGCCCAGCCGCCCACGATCAATCCGCCCCGATACGTTGAGATCGGCGCCGTCGGAGAGACAGCGCTGCATGAGGTCCGGATCCCGGCGGATCCCGCAGACGCGGCGCAGAAGTGGGTGGACGGCATTCCGGGCGATCTCAGCCCTGAGATCCGCACCAAGATCAAGACGTGGCTCGCCGACCAGCTGTCCAACGCCGATCGGGAGAAGTGGACCGATCTGCTGCAGAGGGGTGCGGCGCTGAGCGTCGGCGACGATGTGGTGTATCTGAAGCCGGCGATGCGCGACTTCTCCCCCGCCCAGACGCCGGACGGCCCGCGCCCCTATCCCGTCTCCTTCGGCGGTGACGGCGTGGAGAGCAGAGGGTCCGTAAGCCGCAATTCAACACGGACCACCGGCGTCGCGAAGATGTGGGACACCACGGATGAGGTGGAGGCACTCGCACTGCCCGGCGTAGGGGTCAGGCATTCGTCCCGCGCGAGCGACACGAGGAGCGTCGATGTCATGAGCGGCCGCAAGCAGGTCGCCTACCAGCACGACTTCTTCGACGCCGGGCTGTCGTTCGGGATCTACCGGAACGGATCGGAGATACCGTACGGCGCCGGCGTTCCCGACCTGTCCGTGGTCGTGCCCTTCCCCTCCGACTTCCGCCGCACGGGGCAGCTCACCGGCAACGACGGGCCGCCGGCTCTCCCCCGGCACGAGGTCCCGCCCGCTGCGGCCCGGAGAATACCGGACCACGGCGTTCTCGTCACCGCGGTGGACACCAGGCCGTTGGCGCTGGAGGTGCAGCGCCGGCTGGTGGAGGCGGGCGTGCCGTCGCACCAGGTCGTCAAGATCGTCGATCACCTCATGTCCACCGCGCACAGCGAGCAGGCGATGAAGAACCGCAGCCAATGGCTGCTGACAAGCGGATTCACCTCCGAGGCGGTGCGGTACAAGACCTCTCGGCTGCACTCCACCGAAGACGCCTTCCACGTCACCTCCACTGTCCTGCGCATGGAGCCCGTGACGGGGAACAGGCCGGGGAGCAGGGAGATGCCGATCGAGACGCGCCTCCGCGACGACCTGGGGCGGCGTACGGCCACGGGCTCGACGGCACAGGAAGGCGACACGGTCAACGGTCTGGTCGGCTTGAAGATCGACGTAGGCCACTCCGACAAGATCGTCGTAAGGGCCGGCGCCAATGCCCGAATCGGAAAGAACCACTCTATAGGGGCATCTGATACAGACGTAACGAAGGTAAATTTCCTTGAAAAGGCTGACATCGTTCTCTATGACGCGGTAGTACGGCTCCATGTCACCTCGGAGAACCTGAACTCCTTCGATGTCGACGTGCGTATGGAGATGGCGCTACCGGTGCGCGAGGCGGATCGGTTCGAGCGTGACATCTTCGGCGAGGAGCTGACCCCCGTACGGGAGGAATTCGCCAACGTTCGGGATCAGCTCGACGGGTTGCGGAACGAGCTCGCGGAGGTGCGGGAGGAGTTCGCCATCCCGCACACCGGATCCGTCCAGCCGCACGGTGAGGGCCCGCGCGCGGCGTACGAGCCCCATCCGCAGGAGCCGTTGATGCTGGCCGCCGGACGTGGACCCGGGCTGGGCACACCGGCCCGTGTGACGGGAAGCGAGCACCTCGTCACGGGAATCCGCGCCGCCCTCCCCGAGGCCGCGCCCGACCTTCCACCGGCCGCGCTACGGCAGGTCCTCCGGGATCTCGACGCCCATTTCGGCCGTCCCGCCCTGGAATCCGACCTCACCCATCTCCTGACCGGGATCGACTACAGGACCACGGTCAGTGGCCACCACATCGAGGTTTCGGCCCGCGGCACCCTCGACGCGCTGCACGGGGCCGAAGAATATCCCCTGACGGTGAACGACCGCAGGACCGTGGGGGCCGCGCTGAACACCGGATGGACGACCGTCAAGGCGGCCGGTTTCGAGCTCTCCGGCAACCTGCGCCTCAAAGTGGACGTGAAAGAGATATTCGGGATCAAGCTTCCCAAGTTGGGAATCGACTTCCCCAAGATGCTGGTCAGGGCGATGACGGGATCCACCGACAGGACGGCCTTCGCGTCCGGTCACAGTGTCTACCGCCGGACCGAGACCGAAGGCACGGTCACCGTGTTCAAACGGGCGGTCCCCATCGAGGTGGAACTGCGTGTCACGAAGAAGGGCGAGGAGGCCGTGGACGTCTCCTGGCGGGTGGACGGCGGCACGGCGGAGATCGTGGTGCCTCACCAGCATGTGCCGGAGCAGCCGGTGAGCGCGCAGGACGTGGCGGGTGTGGGCCGCATCGAGCCCCTGGACCGCCGTCCCGGCGACATGCTCGACCTCACCGGGCATCCCGCCGGCATCATCCGCTTCGGAGCCATGCCCGACCTGGCCCTGGAGGTGGCCAGGGCGCACGCCGAGTGGACCGGACTGCCGTCGCCGGAGGGGCGTCGAGACGTTCCGGCCGAGATCCTGGAGCTCACCCGGTCCTCCTATCTGGAGGCGAACATCGGGTTGCTCACCTCTCCGGACGGCATGACGATCGAACTGCCCGAACACGGGGGCTGGAACCAGGCGCTGCGCGTGAAGGTCGGCATCGCCGGGCTGGAACACACCAGGTCGGGCTCGGAGGTGGAGTACGAGCATTACACGAACGCGAGCTCCAGGGTCATCACCGGCAAGGGCGACACCAGGGGCCTGGAGGCGCAGGCGATGATCGGAACGCGCTCCACCCTGGGCGATTCCGGGGAAGGCGGGACCGAGCACAAACTCGTGGCGATGGCCGCGGCGACCTTCTCAGCCGGGCGGGCCTCGAACGAGAGCGCCTATGCCGGTGGCGCGGACGTCGCCCGCGCCACCTACGGCGCCGACTCACACTGGTACCGCGGCGATCTGGTCGTGGAGGTGACCCCGATCCGGTGGAAGGGCAGCTCGGTCGAGCAGGGCCAGACCACCGGCCTCCGGGTGAACAAGATCATGGACTTCATGACGCCGGACCGGATGGCGCGGCACCTCGGACTGGAGGGGCCCGCCCCCGCCGAGGCCGTCGTGCCGGCGCCCCGCGCCTACGTCTCCCCCGAACTGGCGATGAGCTCGGCGCACGTCGAGCATCTCGCCGCGGGGAAGGTGCTCCCGGAGCTCGTCAAGATCTTCCACAAGCAGCGGATCCTGTTCGAAGGCGAGGAGCTCACGACAGGCCCGGTCATGGAGGCCCTGCGTTCCCAGTACAACGAGCAGGCCCTGTCGGCGAACCTGCTGTCGCTCCGTACCGGAGTGACGACCTGGATCCCCGTCGAGCGTGGCCGTGGTCTCACCGACTACGTAGGGGTCCGGGTCAAGGCCGTGGTGCTGGACGGCGCGCACACCGCGGAACGTCCCGACGTCAAGCTCATGCTCCGCAGTGAGAACCTCAGCGGCGCCGGCACCATGCACGAGGCCGGTTCCAGCCATGGAGCCAGAGCGCTCGCGCGCTACGGCAGGTATGCCGAAAGCACCATCGGCGGAGCCGAGATGTCGGCCAGGAGCATCTCCGACTCCGGAACCTCGCACGTCCGCAACGACAACGTGAAGGAGATCAACCGGGTTCAGACCTACGACCTTTCACACGAGTTCACCCACCCCGTCCGGTACGAGATCGAGGTGGTGCGCAGTCAGGAGCCGCCGCCCGGCCTGGAGCATCTGGCCCGCGGGGTCCGCGGCGCCCTGCACAAATGGGCGGAGCTGACCGGCAACGACGCGGCCGAGAGGTTCTGGGACAGGCGTCATCCGGCATCCACGTCCACCGGGGTGGCGGACGGCGAGCTCCGCCTGATCGTGCCCGAACACGTCACCGTGCCGGTCGCCGAGGGCACACCGGTTACGGCGCAGACGGTCGTCACAGGCGAGGCGCCACGCTGGTCGAGGCCTGTCACCCCCCTCGCCGTGAACGCGACGCTGGGCGAGGTCGCCAACCAGGTCACCGTTCCGGCGGCCCTCCTGATCGAGCAGTGGGCCCCGGTCGCCGCCCTGCCGCCGAAACTTCAGGGACCGGTGCCCCGGCTGTCCGACCGCCCCCTCGGATACGAGCTCAGCCGTCCGCTCGGCATGCTCCTCGACGAGGCCGGCAGCCCGAGGGCGACGCGCGCCAACCTGAAGGCGCTGCTCGCGCACGAGTATGTGATCCCCGGTCTCGGGAAGGTCGGACTCCAGGTCCTGCGTGCCGAACCGGTCGCCGAGGCGTCGATCAAACAACGCGTGTACAGCCAGACGATGACGAGCACCGGCCATGGCCACAGCGACAGCAGGGAACGAGAGGGCCACGTGGGCCTGTCCGCCGGCCCGACCTCCGAGAGCACCGTGGGCATCCTCGGTACCGGCGGAGGACGGGGGTCCGGTGAGGAGACAGGGTCGCGGAACAGCAACATCCGCGAACGCAACCTGGAGGCGAGCACCGAGACCACGTACTACCGATGCGCCACCAGCCTCGTCTTCCACGGCGAGGGAAGAGACTTGATGATCGATGTCCCCGACGGGCTGTACATACGGCTCTCGGCCGCCGATGTCGAGCGGCTCAACCGCGAGCACCCCGGGTTCATCTTCTCCCCGCAGGACGGGAACCGGACGACGGCGCCGTAG
- a CDS encoding MarR family winged helix-turn-helix transcriptional regulator, translated as MEDSQAVAAVERAMVAIRRSQSRRAIQRVAGDTRIDPALFGVIDAVEEGPGAATVGSVADRMGIDQPRASRLVARAVDAGLLRRVADPEDGRRSTLELTGPGVEQADRVHRFRREIFGTAMRDWPEHDQREFARLLGAFVGALGRRYRGE; from the coding sequence ATGGAAGACTCTCAGGCGGTCGCCGCCGTCGAACGGGCGATGGTGGCGATCCGGCGCAGCCAGAGCCGCCGCGCGATCCAGCGCGTCGCCGGCGACACCCGGATCGACCCCGCGCTGTTCGGCGTGATCGACGCGGTGGAGGAGGGCCCCGGGGCGGCGACGGTCGGCTCCGTCGCCGACCGCATGGGCATCGATCAGCCCCGCGCCAGCCGCCTGGTGGCCCGTGCCGTCGACGCCGGGCTGTTGCGGCGGGTGGCCGACCCCGAGGACGGCCGCCGCAGCACCCTGGAGCTCACCGGCCCGGGTGTCGAGCAGGCCGACCGGGTCCACCGGTTCCGGCGCGAGATCTTCGGTACGGCGATGCGCGACTGGCCGGAGCACGACCAGCGGGAGTTCGCCCGCCTGCTCGGAGCCTTCGTGGGAGCGCTGGGGCGGCGCTACCGGGGCGAATGA
- a CDS encoding YbaB/EbfC family nucleoid-associated protein has translation MDEPWTVLEKLVKEVNRQTGQVQDMHEKARDMSASATSEDGMVTVTVGARGDVRKIEFDPRVYRKLSPSELAASLIEQIGLATRTVSGELKEAVRPLAPADLPFEDLLGEGVDFPSFLAQAMSPRPKGRGERP, from the coding sequence ATGGACGAGCCTTGGACGGTGCTCGAAAAGCTCGTCAAGGAGGTGAACCGGCAGACCGGGCAGGTTCAGGACATGCACGAGAAGGCCCGGGACATGTCCGCCTCGGCCACGTCGGAGGATGGCATGGTGACCGTCACCGTGGGGGCGCGCGGGGACGTACGCAAGATCGAATTTGATCCGCGGGTCTACCGGAAACTGTCCCCGTCGGAACTGGCCGCCTCGCTCATCGAGCAGATCGGCTTGGCCACCCGGACGGTCTCCGGCGAGCTGAAGGAAGCCGTGCGGCCGCTCGCGCCGGCGGACCTCCCCTTCGAAGACCTGCTCGGCGAGGGCGTCGACTTCCCGTCCTTCCTGGCGCAGGCCATGTCGCCGCGTCCGAAGGGTCGCGGAGAGCGCCCATGA